From Candidatus Rokuibacteriota bacterium, a single genomic window includes:
- a CDS encoding 6-bladed beta-propeller, whose protein sequence is MRLRVVSALTLLLLAGACGVRPPAPPVPLAEPLVWPKPPAEARIRYVRSVSGPQDAGIQRSFFGRLTDALFGKSDEFLIRPTGVAGREDLLYVADPGAQALWIFDLANQRFTKVGRLGGITLASPVAVAVGPADTVFVADSWLKKVFLVDREGKLLRTAAEVGLERPAAVAYDEGSGRLYVADSAGHRVAAYGPDGAQILSWGKRGIGDGEFNYPTHVALDRSGTLLVTDALNFRVQAFDREGRFLWKMGRPGDGSGDFAGPKGVATDSRGHLYVVDALFDAVQIFDRDGAFLLGFGERGVRPGQFWLPGGIFISGQDKVYVADSFNQRVQVFDFLRGPE, encoded by the coding sequence GTGCGCCTCCGCGTCGTCAGCGCGCTCACCCTGCTCCTCCTCGCGGGAGCCTGTGGGGTGCGCCCGCCCGCCCCACCGGTTCCGCTCGCGGAACCCCTGGTCTGGCCCAAGCCACCCGCGGAGGCGCGGATCCGATACGTGCGAAGCGTGTCGGGCCCCCAGGACGCGGGCATTCAGAGATCGTTTTTCGGACGGCTCACCGACGCTCTCTTCGGCAAGAGCGACGAGTTCCTGATCCGGCCAACCGGCGTCGCGGGGCGCGAGGATCTGCTCTATGTCGCCGATCCGGGCGCTCAGGCCCTCTGGATCTTCGACCTCGCGAATCAGAGGTTCACGAAAGTGGGCCGGCTGGGGGGGATAACGCTCGCTTCTCCGGTGGCCGTTGCCGTCGGGCCCGCCGACACGGTCTTCGTCGCGGACTCCTGGCTGAAGAAGGTCTTCCTGGTGGACCGCGAAGGCAAGCTGCTCCGGACGGCCGCCGAGGTCGGCCTCGAGCGACCAGCGGCAGTCGCCTATGACGAGGGCAGCGGCCGGCTCTATGTCGCCGACTCGGCTGGGCACCGGGTCGCCGCCTACGGCCCGGACGGCGCACAGATCCTCAGCTGGGGGAAGAGGGGGATCGGGGATGGGGAGTTCAACTATCCAACCCACGTGGCGCTGGATAGGTCGGGGACTCTTCTCGTAACCGACGCCCTCAACTTCCGCGTCCAGGCGTTTGATCGCGAGGGACGGTTCCTCTGGAAGATGGGGCGTCCCGGCGACGGCTCGGGGGACTTCGCCGGCCCAAAGGGCGTAGCGACCGACAGCCGAGGTCATCTGTACGTCGTAGACGCGCTCTTCGACGCGGTGCAGATCTTCGACCGGGACGGGGCCTTCCTGCTCGGCTTCGGGGAACGGGGGGTGCGCCCGGGACAGTTCTGGCTCCCCGGAGGGATCTTCATCAGCGGGCAGGACAAGGTCTACGTGGCCGACTCCTTCAACCAGCGGGTGCAGGTCTTCGACTTCCTCCGAGGCCCGGAGTAG
- a CDS encoding cytochrome c3 family protein: MLAALVGLGAAVEGDIVFQRKGAADKDTPPAQFPHWAHRIRFKCYVCHDAIFQMKAGANPVSMDTILEGKFCGACHDGKTAFPVGFETCQRCHRE; this comes from the coding sequence TTGCTCGCTGCCCTCGTAGGTCTGGGAGCGGCGGTCGAGGGGGACATCGTCTTTCAGCGGAAGGGCGCTGCCGACAAAGACACGCCGCCGGCTCAGTTTCCCCACTGGGCGCACCGCATCCGGTTCAAGTGCTATGTCTGCCACGACGCGATCTTCCAGATGAAGGCCGGCGCCAACCCCGTGTCGATGGACACGATCCTCGAAGGCAAGTTCTGTGGCGCGTGTCACGACGGGAAGACGGCCTTTCCCGTGGGATTTGAGACGTGCCAACGATGCCACCGCGAATGA